One segment of Curtobacterium poinsettiae DNA contains the following:
- a CDS encoding ROK family transcriptional regulator, with protein sequence MTEAWPALPDGSRLALREILIHGVLSRAEIARSLGLSRASLTRAMRVLVSQRLVVEVGTDVRGATGRPSELLQVSSGQWEFLGVKLTKDRLYAAVTDLGGRVLALHEEVIDDTAADSLAEQITAVLERLRDAHPTICAIGVSLPGDVIVRAGESVVAASVFLGWHEVPFARMLEERTGIATFTANDVHALTAKEHWFGAGAGRGSMVLVTVGEGLGLGLIANGQVSTGEHGRLGRIGHLPVLGGGPDCGLGHAGCASSYLPSPVIVRNAGHEGKTYDQVVELARHGDDGALAAFEDAGRALGVLLATAVHIADPSAIVLTGDGLPVYDLARATVDESMRAALAPYTEPVTVEVQPFEFSEWARAGAVLAIRRLLGE encoded by the coding sequence ATGACCGAAGCCTGGCCGGCCCTGCCCGACGGCTCCCGCCTGGCGCTGCGGGAGATCCTCATCCACGGGGTGCTCTCCCGTGCGGAGATCGCCCGGTCACTCGGGCTCTCGCGCGCGAGCCTCACCCGGGCCATGCGCGTCCTCGTGTCACAGCGGCTCGTGGTCGAGGTGGGGACCGACGTGCGAGGCGCCACCGGCCGCCCGTCGGAGCTCCTGCAGGTGAGCAGCGGGCAGTGGGAGTTCCTCGGCGTCAAGCTCACGAAGGATCGCCTGTACGCCGCGGTCACGGACCTGGGCGGACGCGTCCTCGCGCTGCACGAGGAAGTGATCGACGACACCGCCGCCGATTCGCTGGCGGAGCAGATCACGGCCGTGCTCGAGCGACTCCGGGATGCGCATCCGACCATCTGCGCGATCGGTGTCTCGCTGCCCGGTGACGTGATCGTCCGCGCGGGGGAGTCCGTCGTCGCGGCGTCGGTGTTCCTCGGGTGGCACGAGGTGCCCTTCGCCCGGATGCTCGAGGAGCGGACCGGCATCGCCACGTTCACGGCGAACGACGTTCACGCGCTGACGGCGAAGGAGCACTGGTTCGGTGCTGGTGCCGGTCGTGGGTCGATGGTGCTCGTGACGGTCGGTGAGGGCCTCGGTCTCGGGCTCATCGCGAACGGGCAGGTGTCCACCGGGGAGCACGGGCGACTGGGGCGCATCGGGCACCTGCCGGTCCTCGGCGGCGGTCCGGACTGTGGCCTCGGTCACGCCGGGTGCGCGTCGAGCTACCTCCCGAGTCCGGTGATCGTGCGGAACGCCGGCCACGAGGGGAAGACCTACGACCAGGTGGTCGAACTCGCCCGGCACGGTGACGACGGAGCGCTCGCTGCGTTCGAGGATGCCGGCCGCGCCCTCGGGGTGCTGCTCGCCACGGCGGTGCACATCGCGGACCCCTCGGCGATCGTGCTGACGGGCGACGGGCTGCCCGTGTACGACCTGGCGCGAGCGACCGTCGACGAGTCGATGCGAGCAGCGCTGGCGCCGTACACCGAGCCGGTCACGGTGGAGGTGCAGCCGTTCGAGTTCTCGGAGTGGGCACGCGCCGGAGCGGTGCTCGCCATCCGCCGGCTGCTGGGGGAGTAG